Proteins encoded within one genomic window of Pigmentiphaga sp. H8:
- a CDS encoding thioesterase family protein translates to MTSTEHVISTTPFVVRRRVKWGDCDPAGVVYTVTFGEYVISAAELFYGMLFDSTPQRVKDELGFGTPSRALSFDFRASLWPDDEFDMRVTVEAIRQHTYALDITATTAAGQTAFIAKLTPICVARGERRAIPVPGVLRDALSSYQTACGAAAAAGSLAS, encoded by the coding sequence ATGACCAGCACCGAACACGTGATCTCGACCACGCCCTTCGTCGTGCGCCGCCGCGTCAAATGGGGCGACTGCGACCCCGCCGGCGTGGTCTACACCGTGACCTTCGGCGAATACGTCATCTCCGCCGCCGAACTGTTCTACGGCATGCTGTTCGATTCCACGCCCCAGCGCGTCAAGGACGAACTCGGTTTCGGCACGCCCAGCCGCGCGCTGTCCTTCGACTTCCGCGCTTCGCTGTGGCCGGACGACGAATTCGACATGCGCGTCACCGTGGAAGCCATCCGCCAGCACACCTACGCGCTCGACATCACCGCCACCACGGCCGCCGGGCAGACCGCCTTCATCGCCAAGCTGACCCCCATCTGCGTCGCCCGCGGCGAGCGCCGGGCCATTCCCGTGCCCGGCGTGCTGCGCGACGCCTTGTCCTCGTACCAGACCGCCTGCGGCGCCGCCGCGGCGGCAGGGAGCCTCGCATCATGA
- a CDS encoding AMP-binding protein → MQDIRHPIEGVIYHPAERAASYLDSGAWMRSSVGDALRATARRLPGKAAFITDEGSLSFQELDEQSERLGAALLETGLAPGDRAIFQMGTTLETVLALAACYKAGIVPVCSLPQHRELEIGQLIRQSAARAYFVQADFHPSFDLTAFARKMAEGSDTLRHLIVARGPAGEGGLALSDLIAGMPLEAARQRLAEAPPGLGDVLSFQLSGGTTGMPKIIPRFHAEYLGHALACAGMYKLREDDRFMWALPLLHNAAQVYVLIPVFAMGVSAVLMPKLDLVRMLELIEEHRVTRAVSIGPIAPQLMTYPDLARHDLSALRLFITMSRADRLEAHLGVPCSNLFGITEGLLLGSPPDAPQARRFQTQGCSGCPQDELRLLEPDSEKPVAPGQMGELCFRGPATLPGFFNAPEANAQAYTSDGFYRTGDMMSAHVVDGVTCYAFEGRLRDNINRGGEKIGCEEVEGLVGAHPAVAEARLVAMPDPVYGEKGCIYIVPRPGQAAPQVKELADFLVAQGLAKYKCPERVEVIEVFPVTKVGKLDKPALKRMIAEKLAGEAGAGGQDPKQERPA, encoded by the coding sequence ATGCAAGACATACGGCACCCGATAGAAGGGGTCATCTACCATCCGGCCGAGCGCGCCGCATCCTACCTGGACAGTGGCGCGTGGATGCGGTCATCGGTGGGCGATGCCTTGCGCGCTACCGCGCGGCGCTTGCCCGGCAAGGCGGCGTTCATCACCGACGAAGGCAGCCTGAGCTTCCAGGAGCTGGACGAACAATCGGAACGGCTGGGGGCGGCGCTGCTGGAGACGGGCCTTGCGCCCGGCGACCGCGCCATCTTCCAGATGGGGACCACGCTGGAAACCGTGCTGGCGCTGGCGGCCTGCTACAAGGCCGGCATCGTGCCCGTCTGCTCGCTGCCCCAGCATCGCGAGCTGGAGATCGGCCAACTGATCCGGCAGTCGGCGGCGCGGGCCTATTTCGTGCAGGCCGATTTCCATCCCAGCTTCGACCTGACCGCCTTCGCCCGCAAGATGGCCGAGGGCAGCGACACGCTGCGCCATCTGATCGTCGCCCGCGGGCCGGCGGGCGAGGGCGGCCTGGCCCTGAGCGACCTGATCGCCGGCATGCCGCTCGAGGCCGCGCGCCAGCGCCTGGCCGAGGCGCCGCCGGGGCTGGGCGACGTGCTGAGCTTTCAGCTCTCGGGCGGTACGACGGGAATGCCCAAGATCATCCCGCGCTTCCACGCCGAATACCTCGGCCATGCGCTGGCCTGCGCGGGCATGTACAAGCTGCGCGAGGACGACCGCTTCATGTGGGCGCTGCCGCTGCTGCACAACGCGGCCCAGGTATACGTGCTGATCCCCGTGTTCGCCATGGGCGTGTCCGCCGTGCTGATGCCCAAGCTGGACCTCGTCCGCATGCTGGAACTGATCGAGGAACACCGGGTCACCCGCGCCGTCTCCATCGGCCCCATCGCCCCGCAGCTCATGACCTATCCTGACCTGGCCCGGCACGACCTGTCGGCCCTGCGTCTGTTCATCACCATGAGCCGCGCCGACCGCCTGGAGGCGCACCTGGGCGTGCCGTGCTCCAACCTGTTCGGCATCACCGAGGGACTGCTGCTGGGATCCCCGCCCGACGCGCCGCAGGCCCGGCGCTTCCAGACCCAGGGCTGCTCCGGCTGCCCGCAGGACGAACTGCGCCTGTTGGAGCCCGACTCGGAAAAACCGGTGGCGCCCGGCCAGATGGGCGAACTGTGCTTTCGCGGCCCCGCCACGCTGCCGGGCTTCTTCAACGCGCCCGAGGCGAACGCCCAGGCCTACACCTCGGACGGCTTCTATCGCACCGGCGACATGATGAGCGCCCATGTGGTGGATGGTGTCACCTGCTACGCCTTCGAAGGCCGCCTGCGCGACAACATCAACCGCGGCGGCGAGAAAATCGGCTGCGAGGAAGTCGAGGGCCTGGTGGGCGCGCACCCGGCCGTGGCCGAGGCGCGGCTGGTGGCCATGCCCGATCCCGTCTATGGCGAGAAAGGCTGCATCTACATCGTGCCGCGCCCCGGACAGGCCGCGCCGCAGGTCAAGGAACTGGCGGACTTTCTGGTCGCCCAGGGCCTGGCCAAGTACAAGTGCCCGGAGCGCGTCGAAGTGATCGAGGTCTTCCCGGTGACCAAGGTGGGCAAGCTGGACAAGCCCGCGCTCAAGCGCATGATCGCCGAGAAGCTGGCGGGCGAGGCCGGTGCCGGCGGCCAGGACCCCAAGCAGGAGAGGCCGGCATGA
- a CDS encoding VOC family protein, producing MSTSLNASATPAGKTTEAAPGAPSAHGLALRGVDHTARPTWKLRETVAFYRDILGLPLIHVISARGWGPATHPDFLHFFFDSGNGSTIAFFYYLGSEPPVAMRDRPPMAPVPDDHVFDATHTAWLVEGQDELRAWKKKLEDAGLQVSVETTHEVIESIYVRDPNGYFIEFTRKLRPLTQVDALDGQLTLQAALEAEDEARAGQRRVSDIAEIWSRKARLVAEHVRPGQAQVSPAVRIFVPRVREFAALVDDARGRGDCRVDTLGDYDRIESDGPIEFRRKALGLKPAIWYGLFTGGVQGRIETLDRDCARIVPEAA from the coding sequence ATGAGCACCAGCCTGAACGCCAGCGCCACGCCGGCAGGCAAGACGACCGAAGCCGCGCCCGGGGCGCCGTCCGCCCACGGGCTCGCGTTGCGGGGCGTCGATCACACGGCGCGGCCCACCTGGAAGCTGCGCGAGACCGTGGCGTTCTACCGGGACATTCTGGGCCTGCCCCTGATCCATGTGATCTCGGCGCGCGGCTGGGGGCCGGCCACGCATCCGGACTTCCTGCATTTCTTCTTCGACAGTGGAAACGGCAGCACCATCGCCTTCTTCTATTACCTGGGCTCGGAGCCGCCCGTGGCCATGCGCGATCGGCCGCCCATGGCGCCCGTGCCCGACGACCACGTGTTCGACGCCACCCACACCGCATGGCTGGTCGAAGGGCAGGACGAACTGCGGGCCTGGAAGAAGAAGCTGGAGGACGCCGGCCTGCAGGTGTCGGTCGAAACCACGCACGAAGTGATCGAGTCGATCTACGTGCGCGATCCGAATGGCTACTTCATCGAGTTCACCCGCAAGCTTCGCCCGTTGACCCAGGTGGATGCCCTGGACGGACAACTGACGCTGCAGGCCGCGCTCGAAGCCGAGGACGAGGCCCGGGCCGGACAGCGGCGCGTGTCGGACATCGCCGAGATCTGGTCGCGCAAGGCCCGGCTGGTCGCAGAACACGTGCGGCCCGGCCAGGCGCAGGTATCTCCGGCGGTGCGCATCTTCGTGCCCCGCGTGCGCGAGTTCGCCGCCCTCGTAGACGATGCGCGCGGCCGCGGCGACTGCCGCGTCGACACCCTGGGCGACTACGACCGCATCGAAAGCGACGGCCCCATCGAGTTCCGCCGCAAGGCGCTGGGGCTCAAGCCCGCCATCTGGTATGGCCTGTTCACCGGCGGCGTGCAGGGCCGCATCGAAACGCTGGACCGGGATTGCGCTCGCATCGTTCCAGAGGCCGCCTGA
- a CDS encoding alpha/beta hydrolase encodes MSTGANAPQHVTAGFLNTDWNPRDLPAGASTRNVVLRTDDDAATTGSLYLPAGPRPRTVVCVMHPREFMACHYLIPDIVGAGYAAWSQGARSVGNDLRLEHETALHDVAAGLAFLRGQGFEHIVLLGNSGGAGLYSFYAQQSSLPAAERIARTPGGKPSGLAGLDMPQVQGLVLVGPHPGQGALLMNCIDPSVLDEGDALSVDPTLDPLNPDNGYRPGGQARYVPGFVARYRQAQRDRVERLDALARQSIAQRLGARKALKGREDASQAERRVAAHTPVMTVWRTDADLRCLDLSLDPSDRHSGSLWGRDPYASNYGAVGFARFCTPESWLSTWSGLSSNASLAAAADAIVQPTLIIEYTGDQACFPGDVRAIHDALATADKRHLRVRGDHHGRALAEGEEPGRYEAGRQLAAWLRERFAR; translated from the coding sequence GTGAGCACCGGCGCCAACGCCCCCCAGCACGTCACCGCAGGCTTCTTGAACACCGACTGGAACCCCCGCGATCTTCCGGCCGGCGCCTCCACCCGCAACGTCGTCCTGCGCACCGATGACGACGCCGCCACCACGGGCTCGCTCTACCTGCCGGCGGGCCCCCGGCCCCGGACCGTCGTGTGCGTGATGCACCCGCGCGAATTCATGGCCTGCCACTACCTCATTCCCGACATCGTCGGCGCCGGCTATGCGGCCTGGTCGCAAGGCGCGCGTTCGGTCGGCAACGACCTGCGCCTGGAGCACGAGACCGCGCTGCACGACGTGGCGGCCGGCCTGGCCTTCCTGCGCGGGCAGGGGTTCGAGCACATCGTGCTGCTGGGCAATTCGGGCGGCGCGGGCCTGTATTCCTTCTACGCCCAGCAGTCGTCGCTGCCGGCCGCCGAGCGCATCGCCCGCACGCCGGGCGGCAAGCCTTCCGGCCTGGCCGGGCTCGACATGCCCCAGGTCCAGGGCCTGGTGCTGGTGGGACCGCATCCGGGGCAGGGCGCGCTGCTGATGAATTGCATCGATCCCTCGGTACTGGACGAAGGGGACGCGCTGTCGGTCGACCCGACCCTGGATCCGCTGAATCCCGACAACGGCTACCGCCCCGGCGGCCAGGCGCGCTATGTGCCCGGGTTCGTCGCGCGCTACCGGCAGGCGCAGCGCGACCGGGTCGAGCGGCTGGACGCGCTGGCGCGGCAGTCGATCGCGCAGCGGCTGGGCGCGCGCAAGGCGCTCAAGGGCCGCGAGGACGCTTCCCAGGCCGAGCGCCGCGTGGCCGCCCATACACCCGTGATGACGGTCTGGCGCACGGATGCCGACCTGCGCTGCCTGGACCTCAGCCTGGATCCGTCGGACCGGCATTCCGGTTCGCTGTGGGGCCGCGATCCCTATGCCTCGAACTACGGCGCCGTCGGTTTCGCGCGCTTCTGCACGCCCGAGAGCTGGCTGTCGACCTGGTCCGGCCTGTCGTCCAACGCCAGCCTGGCGGCCGCCGCGGACGCCATCGTCCAGCCCACCCTGATCATCGAATACACGGGCGACCAGGCCTGCTTCCCGGGCGACGTGCGCGCCATCCACGATGCCCTGGCCACGGCCGACAAGCGCCACCTGCGGGTGCGCGGCGACCACCATGGCCGCGCGCTGGCCGAGGGCGAGGAGCCGGGCCGCTACGAGGCCGGCCGCCAACTGGCCGCCTGGCTGCGCGAGCGCTTCGCGCGCTGA
- a CDS encoding TetR/AcrR family transcriptional regulator — protein sequence MNELPTKATMKGEVLRGAILDAAAKLFIERGTGGTSMQDIAESLGLSRTAVYYYFKNKDAILRALTEEILTSARELANAAVSRQDRDPAEALRELVTDYANLILSRPAEFRVADRNESDLTQRQRASMHTARRSVLADFSGIIERGIQLGHFRMADPHVAAFGLIGMCNWTAWWFKPSGRLGQQEVAEAIADMAIHALRRDESRRARVPDVKESLRLLREDLAYLEKLVVPEDDASSGQRK from the coding sequence GTGAACGAGCTTCCCACCAAGGCAACGATGAAAGGGGAAGTCCTGCGCGGCGCCATCCTGGACGCCGCGGCCAAGCTCTTCATCGAACGCGGCACGGGCGGCACCAGCATGCAGGACATCGCCGAATCGCTGGGCCTGAGCCGTACCGCCGTCTACTACTATTTCAAGAACAAGGACGCGATCCTGCGGGCGCTGACCGAGGAAATCCTGACCTCGGCCCGGGAACTGGCCAACGCCGCCGTCTCCCGCCAGGACCGCGATCCAGCCGAGGCGCTGCGGGAGCTGGTCACCGACTACGCCAATCTCATCCTGTCGCGCCCGGCCGAGTTCCGCGTGGCCGACCGCAACGAGTCGGACCTCACGCAGCGCCAGCGCGCCTCGATGCATACGGCGCGCCGCAGCGTGCTGGCGGACTTCAGCGGCATCATCGAGCGCGGCATCCAGCTCGGCCATTTCCGCATGGCCGACCCGCATGTCGCGGCCTTCGGGCTGATCGGCATGTGCAACTGGACCGCGTGGTGGTTCAAGCCCAGCGGGCGCCTGGGCCAGCAGGAAGTGGCCGAGGCCATCGCCGACATGGCCATCCATGCCCTGCGCCGCGACGAATCGCGCCGGGCGCGGGTGCCCGACGTCAAGGAGTCCCTGCGGCTGCTGCGCGAGGACCTGGCTTACCTGGAGAAGCTGGTGGTGCCCGAGGATGACGCCTCCTCGGGCCAGCGCAAGTAG